One Palaemon carinicauda isolate YSFRI2023 chromosome 4, ASM3689809v2, whole genome shotgun sequence DNA segment encodes these proteins:
- the LOC137639616 gene encoding golgin subfamily A member 6-like protein 7, with protein sequence MGFILAGFATLTLGGGLIRKLFFAKKEGTNTEKESRVESVQFEFEPTLSSEKGDSLKAQEVTPIAQQNTDSVEKLSIDGPGVSEEEEEDEEEEEAETDSAKLEENLKGKNEVLLDELQDLKRENEKLREKEMEAISKAGSERRRNKVLQEEIQVLKGEMCFLKNWIVEMARQQERLQENLAENECELANKQKGFDKTQMHSDKGGNEEEKEEYFEKQKGDKLCNEQGKKKEEMEYLKEQENKREEELERLKEQEKKREEELELLKEQGKKREEELECLKEQGKKREEELERLKEQGKKREEELGYLKEQEKKREEELGCLKEQGKKREEELERLKEQGKKREEELERLKEQGKKREEELECLKEQGKKREEELGRLKEQGKKREEELSALKNRERKEKRS encoded by the coding sequence ATGGGCTTTATATTGGCTGGTTTCGCCACGTTGACTTTAGGAGGTGGTTTAATAAGGAAATTATTCTTTGCAAAGAAAGAAggaacaaacactgaaaaggaaagtAGGGTTGAAAGTGTACAATTTGAATTTGAACCCACGCTTTCAAGCGAGAAAGGAGATTCATTGAAGGCTCAAGAAGTGACCCCCATCGCCCAACAGAACACAGATTCCGTCGAGAAACTGTCCATCGATGGCCCAGGCGtcagcgaggaggaggaggaggatgaggaggaggaggaggcggagacCGATAGTGCAAAACTGGAAGAAAACTTGAAAGGTAAGAATGAGGTTCTTTTAGATGAGTTGCaggatttaaagagagaaaatgaaaagtTGCGCGAGAAAGAAATGGAGGCTATATCAAAAGCAGGTAGTGAGAGAAGGCGTAATAAGGTACTGCAAGAAGAAATACAGGTACTTAAAGGAGAAATGTGTTTTTTGAAAAACTGGATTGTCGAAATGGCACGTCAACAAGAAAGACTTCAAGAAAATTTGGCAGAAAATGAATGCGAGTTGGCAAATAAACAGAAGGGTTTTGATAAAACACAAATGCATAGTGACAAAGGAGGcaatgaggaggagaaggaagaatatTTTGAGAAACAGAAAGGTGATAAGCTATGCAACGAACAAGGAAAGAAGAAAGAGGAGATGGAGTACCTTAAAGAACAGGAAAACAAGAGAGAAGAGGAGTTAGAGCGCCTTAAAGaacaggaaaaaaagagagaagaagagtTAGAGCTCCTTAAAGAACagggaaagaagagagaagaggagtTAGAGTGCCTTAAAGAACAGggaaagaaaagagaagaggagTTAGAGCGCCTTAAAGAACaaggaaagaaaagagaagaggagTTAGGGTACCTTAAAGAAcaggaaaagaaaagagaagaggagTTAGGGTGCCTTAAAGAACagggaaagaagagagaagaggagtTAGAGCGCCTTAAAGAACAgggaaaaaagagagaagaggagTTAGAGCGCCTTAAAGAACagggaaagaagagagaagaggagtTAGAGTGCCTTAAAGAACAGggaaagaaaagagaagaggagTTAGGGCGCCTTAAAGAACagggaaagaagagagaagaggagtTAAGTGCCTTAAAGAACAGggaaagaaaagagaagaggagTTAG